In one Rhopalosiphum padi isolate XX-2018 chromosome 3, ASM2088224v1, whole genome shotgun sequence genomic region, the following are encoded:
- the LOC132925540 gene encoding uncharacterized protein LOC132925540 produces MGPPKKSGAMNNKIRKRKLEDNDKLSKQMKLFLSKSLEGNTSRTELSNDLPLINSLHPEDSQAQEDHVDFSINVGNDLSKQTSTNKDNVSVVSDFINSIPSTSSDNNSENIVQKPLHFNDPSSRPYINDKIRTLLIEHGPEQGKNSDFSYSENFEQRKFSADWFFKTLPNGDKIERNWLIGSSNDITKSNCGIFLNLIELISSYNPIIAQHLSNSNRRTTYLSNKVQNEFICLLGQGLAEEILKKLSEDGLEFKNCRGQGYDNGANMAGKIKGVQSRLQEINKHAQFCPCTAHSLNLVGAHASRVSVRMVTFFGTVQSIFNFFSSSTARWNIVSQFLKCTLKSHSDTRWESKYNAVHSLLTQLKYVIQALQHISENSEFGDGVSGAQSLLGLINVEFVYLLVMWLNFKSTLSNITNDFEFLSGFHLNTLSIEDLKKHAADLVLKYSSDLNSELLNEIECFKYQGEAIIPNLKMATYLDILNGIKTYELSSVYPNLVIAYRLLLTFPVTVASGERSFSKLKLIKTYLRSTMTQERLSNLAILSIENKITQTINFDDVIENFASIKSRKISL; encoded by the exons ATGGGCCCCCCGAAAAAATCTGGTGCCATGAATAACAAAATTCGAAAACGAAAATTGGAGGATAATGATAAGTTGTCTAagcaaatgaaattatttttgtcgaAATCATTAGAAGGTAATACTAGTAGAACGGAATTATCCAATGATTTACCACTTATTAACTCTCTACACCCTGAAGACTCTCAGGCTCAGGAAGATCATGTAGACTTTTCCATTAATGTAGGAAATGATTTGTCTAAACAGACATCAACAAATAAAGATAATGTTTCGGTCGTTTCGGATTTCATAAATTCAATACCCTCCACTTCCTCGGATAATAATTCGGAAAATATTGTGCAAAAACCATTACATTTCAATGATCCGTCTTCTCGGCCTTACATCAATGATAAAATTAGAACACTTCTAATAGAACACGGACCAGAACAAGGTAAAAATTCAGATTTTTCCTATTCAGAAAATTTTGAGCAAAGAAAATTTTCAGCAGATTGGTTTTTTAAAACACTCCCAAATGGAGATAAAATTGAACGAAATTGGTTAAT AGGTTCCAGTAATGATATTACTAAGTCTAATTGtggcatttttttaaacttgattGAACTTATAAGTAGTTACAACCCTATTATTGCGCAACATTTATCAAATTCCAATAGAAGAACTACTTATTTATCTAACAAAGTTCAAAATGAGTTCATTTGCTTACTTG GCCAAGGGTTAGctgaagaaattttaaaaaaactttccGAAGAtggattagaatttaaaaattgtcgtGGTCAAGGTTATGACAATGGTGCCAACATGGCTGGAAAAATTAAAGGTGTCCAATCTCGATTACaggaaataaataaacatgcaCAATTTTGTCCTTGTACTGCGCATAGTCTAAATTTGGTTGGAGCCCATGCATCTCGAGTTTCAGTCAGAATGGTAACTTTTTTCGGAACAGTACaaagcatatttaattttttttctagttcgACTGCTCGTTGGAACATAGTATctcagtttttaaaatgtacattaaaatcTCATAGTGATACACGTTGGGAATCGAAGTATAATGCTGTACATTCATTACTTACTCAGTTGAAATATGTTATACAAGCATTACAACACATATCTGAAAATTCAGAATTTGGGGATGGAGTCTCCGGTGCTCAAAGTCTACTTGGTTTGATTAATGTTGAGTTTGTTTATCTTTTGGTTATGTGGctcaattttaaatcaa CATTGTCGAACATTACTAATGATTTTGAATTTCTTTCTGGGTTCCATCTTAATACGTTGTCGATTGAAGATCTTAAAAAACACGCTGCTGatctagttttaaaatatagttcagACCTGAATAGTGAATTACTAAAtgaaattgaatgttttaagtATCAAGGTGAAGcaattatacctaatttaaaaatggcAACTTATTTAGACATATTAAATGGCATAAAAACATATGAACTAAGCTCAGTGTATCCAAATTTAGTTATCGCTTATAGACTATTACTTACTTTTCCTGTAACTGTTGCATCTGGGGAAAGATCATTCAGTAaacttaaactaattaaaacatATCTCCGTTCAACCATGACTCAAGAAAGATTATCGAATCTTGCTATACTgtcaatagaaaataaaattacacaaacTATCAATTTCGATGATGTTATTGAAAACTTCGCATCGATCAAATCtcgaaaaataagtttataa
- the LOC132925541 gene encoding insulin-like growth factor I translates to MKTFILICIVAIHLINAKSLGERLKHDPFWDDLNTHCGSELADELEAICQGKYNELPVGVSQSIVHRRKMGIPLITEECCYNPCTRRILKEYCAPNQQ, encoded by the exons ATGaagacttttattttaatatgcatagttgctatacatttaataaacgcAAAATCATTAGGTGAACGACTCAAACATGATCCGTTCTGGGACGACTTAAACACCCATTGCGGATCAGAATTGGCAGATGAGTTGGAAGCGATATGTCAAGGAAAATACAATGAGTTACCGG TCGGTGTGTCTCAATCAATAGTACATCGTCGAAAAATGGGCATACCACTTATAACAGAGGAGTGCTGTTATAATCCATGCACCCGGCGAATATTAAAGGAGTATTGTGCACCAAATCAACAATAA